The following are from one region of the Candidatus Kinetoplastibacterium crithidii genome:
- the adk gene encoding adenylate kinase yields MRLILLGPPGAGKGTQASLLTEHFNIPQISTGDMLRTSIKNGSSLGSEVQKIMDAGKLVPDIIILKLVSDRLAHNDCHNGYLLDGFPRNINQANALKAAHINLDYIIEIDVPEENIIERISGRRIHIPSGRTYHIKFNPPKLEGKDNITGEDLIQREDDHENTVRNRLKIYEEQTRPLVDYYSSWAKKEPDLAPKYRKISGLGSVEEIKNRILESMYNK; encoded by the coding sequence ATGCGTCTAATCTTGCTCGGACCTCCAGGAGCTGGCAAAGGCACCCAGGCCTCATTATTAACTGAGCATTTTAATATACCTCAAATTTCAACAGGAGATATGTTAAGAACATCTATTAAAAATGGATCTTCTTTGGGTTCTGAGGTTCAAAAAATAATGGATGCTGGTAAACTAGTTCCCGATATTATCATACTTAAACTAGTCAGTGACAGATTAGCACATAATGATTGCCATAATGGATATCTACTTGATGGATTTCCTAGAAATATTAATCAAGCAAATGCTCTAAAAGCAGCTCATATAAATCTAGATTATATTATAGAAATAGATGTGCCAGAAGAAAATATTATAGAAAGAATAAGTGGACGTCGTATACATATACCTAGTGGGCGTACTTATCATATAAAATTTAACCCCCCAAAACTTGAAGGCAAAGATAATATAACAGGAGAAGACCTTATCCAAAGAGAGGATGATCACGAAAACACGGTACGTAATCGCCTAAAAATCTATGAAGAACAAACTAGACCATTAGTAGATTATTACTCGTCATGGGCAAAAAAAGAACCAGATTTAGCACCAAAATATCGAAAAATATCAGGACTAGGGTCTGTAGAAGAGATTAAAAATAGAATTTTAGAATCAATGTATAATAAATAA
- the xth gene encoding exodeoxyribonuclease III, whose protein sequence is MNIATWNVNSLKVRLNQVLDFIVENNIDVLCLQETKIVDDNFPHEEFGRLGYQSYCYGQKTYNGVAIISKHKAIEISYGIKNYMDAQKRVISISLNVNNSNLRVICIYCPNGQSLESDKFQYKMEWLFHLNTFIYNELSNHKNLILLGDYNIAPDDDAVYDKKIWQNTILVSEDERKAFNNLINLGLNDLFNKFYHPPKSFTWWDYRNYSFIKNNGLRIDHILASNAVESICESFKIHVEMRKKERPSDHAPVSIGLKIT, encoded by the coding sequence ATGAATATTGCTACATGGAATGTTAATTCTCTTAAGGTCAGATTAAATCAAGTTCTTGATTTCATCGTAGAAAATAATATAGATGTATTATGTCTACAAGAAACAAAAATTGTAGATGATAATTTTCCTCATGAAGAGTTTGGCAGATTAGGTTATCAATCATATTGCTATGGTCAAAAAACTTATAATGGAGTTGCAATAATAAGTAAGCATAAAGCAATTGAGATTTCTTATGGCATTAAAAATTACATGGATGCACAAAAAAGAGTAATATCTATATCTTTAAATGTGAATAATTCTAATTTAAGAGTAATTTGTATCTATTGCCCTAATGGGCAATCGTTAGAAAGTGATAAGTTTCAATATAAAATGGAATGGTTGTTCCATTTAAACACATTTATCTATAATGAATTGTCAAATCATAAAAATCTAATATTATTAGGTGATTATAATATTGCACCTGATGATGATGCTGTATATGACAAAAAAATTTGGCAAAATACAATCCTGGTCTCTGAAGATGAACGAAAAGCATTTAATAATTTGATTAATCTTGGACTAAATGATTTATTCAATAAATTCTATCATCCACCAAAATCATTTACATGGTGGGACTATAGAAATTATAGTTTTATCAAAAATAATGGTTTAAGAATTGATCATATATTAGCATCTAATGCTGTTGAATCAATCTGTGAATCATTCAAGATACACGTAGAAATGAGAAAAAAAGAAAGACCATCAGACCATGCTCCTGTATCAATAGGTCTGAAAATCACATAA
- the rpsT gene encoding 30S ribosomal protein S20 — translation MANTAQARKRSRQSVERNKHNSSLRSMCRTAIKKVIQAIKNTDKVSAEETFKKTVSIIDRIADKGIIHKNKASRHKSRLSSAIKKM, via the coding sequence ATGGCAAATACAGCACAAGCTCGCAAACGTTCTAGGCAGTCAGTAGAACGTAATAAACATAATTCTAGCTTACGATCAATGTGTCGTACTGCTATAAAGAAAGTAATTCAAGCTATTAAAAATACTGATAAGGTTTCTGCGGAAGAAACTTTTAAAAAAACTGTTAGTATTATAGATAGGATAGCTGATAAAGGCATAATTCATAAAAATAAGGCTTCTAGGCATAAAAGTCGCCTTTCTAGTGCAATAAAAAAAATGTAA
- the murJ gene encoding murein biosynthesis integral membrane protein MurJ, whose protein sequence is MILKRIIRSILTVSIFTFFSKVTGLARDVLIAKTIGANHISDSFWIAFRVPNMLRKIFAEGSFSQAFIPILNNIYNNDCSNYKKTRSLINKTVIVLTLSVSVISILGIITSPLIIKTIASGICNSTDNIEQFECTVRMTRIMFPYIVLISLTSFASSILHTWKIFSIPAFTPALLNISMIFSCIFLSKHLQQPVLSLSIGVILGGIIQLIIQWIAIIKIGFAPKWSTNFMEAWNDKDVQKIIKKMIPAIIGMTISQVSLLINTNIATWLKHGSLTWLTFADRIMELPVSLLGMALSTVMLPELSKNFATQNTIQYNKLLNNGLKLVIIFGIPSAICMATFPTGLVATLFHFGAFNNVDVNQTKYAVMAYSLGVIGLMSSKLLSSAFYAMQDTITPTKIFLFGLVISQIVNFIAVPIYSHIGLALGISMGALTNSLLMLTILIKRNFFDYKNNNWGKFLFKIIPASVVVAIIFNYFDNRIDWIGLQEHFIYRFIIFIHIILLAMLSYLMVLFLFGMRPNNFTKTQT, encoded by the coding sequence ATGATTCTAAAAAGAATTATTCGCTCAATCTTAACTGTAAGTATTTTTACATTTTTTTCCAAAGTTACAGGATTAGCACGTGATGTTCTTATTGCAAAAACTATAGGTGCAAACCACATCAGTGATTCTTTTTGGATTGCATTCCGAGTGCCTAATATGTTGAGGAAAATATTTGCAGAAGGTTCTTTTTCTCAAGCTTTTATTCCTATACTAAATAACATATATAATAATGACTGCAGTAATTACAAAAAAACAAGATCTTTAATCAATAAAACAGTTATCGTACTTACATTAAGTGTAAGTGTTATAAGCATATTAGGAATCATAACATCTCCACTAATTATAAAAACTATTGCAAGTGGGATATGCAATTCAACTGATAATATAGAACAATTTGAATGTACTGTTAGAATGACAAGAATTATGTTTCCTTATATTGTTCTAATATCTCTTACATCATTTGCTTCCAGCATATTACATACTTGGAAAATATTCTCTATACCAGCCTTTACGCCAGCATTGCTAAATATATCCATGATATTCTCATGTATATTTCTTTCGAAACATTTACAACAACCTGTATTATCATTATCTATAGGTGTAATATTGGGAGGAATAATTCAACTAATAATACAGTGGATAGCCATAATAAAAATAGGTTTTGCTCCCAAATGGTCGACAAATTTCATGGAAGCATGGAATGATAAAGATGTGCAAAAAATAATAAAAAAAATGATTCCGGCCATTATAGGAATGACTATTTCACAAGTTTCACTTCTTATAAATACAAATATAGCAACATGGTTAAAACATGGAAGTCTTACATGGCTAACATTTGCAGATAGAATAATGGAACTTCCAGTTTCATTATTAGGTATGGCTCTAAGTACAGTAATGTTACCAGAGTTATCAAAAAATTTTGCAACTCAAAATACTATTCAATACAACAAATTATTAAATAATGGTTTAAAACTTGTAATTATATTCGGTATTCCATCCGCAATATGTATGGCAACTTTCCCAACTGGCTTGGTAGCAACACTATTTCATTTTGGTGCCTTTAATAACGTAGATGTTAATCAAACAAAATATGCAGTTATGGCTTATTCATTGGGTGTGATAGGATTAATGTCATCTAAATTATTATCATCAGCTTTCTATGCTATGCAAGATACAATAACACCAACTAAAATATTTTTATTTGGCCTGGTAATATCACAAATTGTAAACTTTATAGCTGTTCCAATATATTCTCATATAGGATTAGCACTAGGTATTAGTATGGGAGCATTAACGAATTCTTTACTGATGTTAACAATCCTAATAAAAAGAAATTTTTTTGATTATAAGAATAACAACTGGGGTAAATTTTTATTTAAAATAATACCCGCCTCTGTAGTTGTTGCAATAATTTTTAATTACTTCGATAATAGAATAGATTGGATTGGACTACAAGAGCATTTTATATACAGATTTATTATATTTATTCATATAATATTATTAGCAATGCTTTCATATTTAATGGTATTATTCTTGTTTGGCATGAGACCTAATAATTTTACAAAAACACAAACGTAA
- a CDS encoding AMP nucleosidase, translating to MDSTFISRMDRQKIKTPEPLSFVSFENAEKAVDYLIEIYERNTNFLRSSFMEEMNYKDQVANHRFRAFYPAIRIAVSTHDAIDSRISYGHVAEPGFYQTTITRPKLFKSYLIEQISQLMRNHNIPVWIGESNSSIPIHFAFIDTNIKFQENDIANTLLRDIFDVPDLSVTDDSIVNGTWKAKDKEPKPLAPFTAERIDYSLQRLQHYTATAPEFFQNYVLFTNYQFYVDEFCNMAKKLISQENGGYTALVEPGNNILTKDNCNNSRSDGFKIPQMPAYHLVRPNHSGITLVNIGVGPSNAKTITDHIAVLRPHVWLMLGHCAGLRDSQRLGDYVLAHGYVRDDHVLDIDLPTWVPVPALAEVQVALERAVEEISGLEGWELKRIMRTGTVVTIDNRNWELHSQVELVKRFSQSRAIALDMESGTIAANGFRFRVPYGTLLCVSDKPLHGELKLPGMATAFYRTQVNKHLEIGIKTLEILRGMPSERLHSRKLRTFMETAFQ from the coding sequence ATGGATTCTACTTTTATTTCAAGAATGGACAGACAAAAGATAAAGACGCCAGAGCCGTTATCTTTTGTTTCTTTTGAAAATGCTGAAAAGGCTGTTGATTATCTAATAGAGATATATGAAAGGAATACAAATTTTTTGCGTTCATCTTTCATGGAAGAAATGAATTATAAAGATCAGGTTGCTAATCATAGATTTAGGGCGTTCTATCCAGCTATAAGAATTGCTGTTTCTACTCACGATGCTATAGATTCAAGAATTTCTTATGGTCATGTTGCAGAACCTGGATTTTATCAAACGACTATTACTAGACCTAAACTCTTCAAATCTTATTTGATTGAACAAATTAGTCAGCTTATGAGGAATCACAATATTCCTGTTTGGATTGGTGAATCTAATTCTTCTATACCAATACATTTTGCTTTTATAGATACTAATATAAAATTTCAAGAAAATGATATTGCTAATACCTTATTAAGAGATATTTTTGATGTGCCTGATTTATCTGTTACAGATGATTCTATAGTTAATGGAACGTGGAAAGCAAAAGATAAGGAACCAAAACCATTAGCTCCTTTTACTGCAGAACGTATAGACTATTCTCTACAAAGACTTCAACATTATACTGCAACAGCACCAGAATTTTTCCAAAACTATGTTTTATTTACAAATTATCAGTTTTATGTTGATGAATTTTGTAATATGGCAAAGAAATTAATTTCTCAAGAGAACGGTGGTTATACAGCCTTGGTTGAACCAGGTAATAATATCTTAACTAAGGATAATTGTAATAATTCTAGAAGTGATGGATTTAAAATTCCTCAAATGCCTGCTTATCATTTAGTCAGGCCTAATCATTCAGGTATTACTTTAGTTAATATAGGTGTTGGACCATCAAATGCAAAGACAATAACTGATCATATTGCTGTTTTAAGACCTCATGTTTGGTTAATGTTAGGCCATTGTGCTGGTTTAAGAGATTCTCAACGTTTAGGTGATTACGTTTTAGCACATGGTTATGTAAGAGATGATCATGTTCTTGATATAGATTTACCAACTTGGGTTCCTGTGCCTGCATTAGCTGAAGTTCAAGTTGCTTTGGAGCGTGCTGTTGAAGAAATATCTGGTCTTGAAGGATGGGAATTAAAACGAATTATGAGAACTGGTACTGTTGTGACTATAGATAACCGTAATTGGGAATTACATAGTCAAGTAGAACTAGTGAAACGTTTTTCTCAATCTCGGGCAATTGCTTTAGATATGGAATCTGGCACAATAGCAGCTAATGGTTTTAGATTTCGTGTGCCTTATGGTACTTTATTATGTGTTTCTGATAAACCATTGCACGGAGAATTAAAATTACCTGGTATGGCTACTGCTTTTTATAGAACTCAAGTTAATAAGCATTTAGAAATTGGCATTAAAACATTGGAAATTCTACGTGGTATGCCATCTGAAAGACTTCATTCAAGGAAATTAAGAACATTTATGGAAACTGCATTTCAATAA